In one Sulfuricella sp. genomic region, the following are encoded:
- a CDS encoding response regulator transcription factor codes for MTILIVEDDSAAALLLQQGLAGLGYRSEIARDGEHGLEMVRGGGFDLWIVDVMMPRMDGLSMLRILRGEGDNTPALVLSALGEVDERIEGLRSGGDDYLVKPYDFNELQARIEALLRRARSGPAQETVLDVGDLKLDLLTRKVTRGGQDIFLKPRELRLLEYLMRHAGQVVTRTMLLENVWDYYFDPQTNVVDVHISRLRHQIDKYFPSPLLHTVRGEGYLLRAE; via the coding sequence ATGACTATCCTTATCGTTGAAGACGATTCCGCCGCCGCGCTGCTTTTGCAGCAAGGCTTGGCGGGGCTGGGCTATCGCTCGGAAATTGCCCGTGATGGAGAGCATGGCCTGGAAATGGTCCGTGGCGGCGGCTTTGACCTGTGGATCGTGGATGTCATGATGCCCAGAATGGATGGACTGTCCATGCTGCGGATCCTGCGTGGCGAGGGTGACAATACGCCGGCGCTGGTGCTGAGCGCGCTGGGTGAAGTGGATGAACGGATCGAGGGCTTGCGCTCCGGTGGCGATGATTATCTGGTAAAGCCCTATGATTTCAACGAGTTGCAGGCACGCATCGAAGCGTTGCTACGCCGCGCGCGGAGCGGTCCGGCACAGGAAACGGTGCTGGATGTGGGGGATCTGAAACTGGATCTGCTGACCCGTAAGGTCACCCGTGGCGGGCAGGATATTTTTCTCAAACCACGCGAATTGCGCCTGCTCGAATATCTTATGCGCCATGCGGGCCAAGTGGTGACCCGCACCATGCTGCTGGAGAATGTGTGGGATTATTATTTTGACCCCCAGACCAATGTGGTGGATGTCCACATCAGCCGCCTGCGACACCAGATCGACAAGTATTTCCCTTCCCCCCTCCTGCACACGGTGCGCGGCGAGGGCTATCTGCTTCGCGCGGAATGA
- the mnmH gene encoding tRNA 2-selenouridine(34) synthase MnmH translates to MLKEVNLAQLGQFDEIIDVRSPSEFAEDHIPGALNFPVLDDEERARIGTMYKQVSSFDAKKAGAALVSRNIGMHLERAFASKPKNWRPLVYCWRGGKRSGAMAHVLGQVGWHSGQLDGGYKAYRRQVLEDLQTLPARFQWRVVCGATGSGKSRLLQALHGAGAQVLDLEDLANHRGSLLGNLPGTPQPGQKYFESLIWSKLHGFDPALPVHVEAESKKIGNVRVPESLIAAMWQSQCIRVEANIAQRVELLKEEYTHFLADPDELGQKLAFLSDIHGKERIARWQHMAQQGEWDTLVAELLEQHYDPAYTRSTLKHYPLYSAGLILQPQSLSMEAMQVAAKDILKG, encoded by the coding sequence TTGCTTAAAGAGGTAAACCTAGCACAGCTGGGCCAGTTTGACGAGATTATCGACGTCCGCTCGCCCTCCGAATTTGCCGAGGACCACATTCCCGGCGCACTGAATTTTCCCGTGCTCGACGACGAGGAAAGGGCCCGTATCGGCACGATGTACAAACAGGTTTCCTCCTTCGACGCCAAGAAAGCCGGCGCAGCCCTGGTGTCGCGCAATATCGGGATGCATCTGGAGCGGGCTTTCGCCAGCAAGCCGAAAAACTGGCGCCCGCTGGTCTATTGCTGGCGCGGGGGCAAGCGCAGCGGCGCGATGGCCCATGTGCTGGGGCAGGTGGGCTGGCACAGCGGCCAGCTGGACGGCGGCTACAAGGCTTACCGGCGCCAGGTGCTGGAAGACCTGCAAACCCTGCCGGCACGCTTCCAGTGGCGCGTGGTATGCGGCGCCACCGGCTCGGGCAAGAGCCGCCTGCTCCAGGCGCTGCACGGCGCAGGCGCCCAGGTGCTGGATCTGGAAGACCTGGCCAACCATCGCGGCTCGCTGCTCGGCAACCTGCCCGGCACGCCGCAGCCGGGGCAAAAATATTTCGAAAGCCTGATCTGGTCGAAACTGCACGGCTTCGACCCTGCCCTGCCGGTCCATGTCGAGGCCGAAAGCAAGAAAATCGGCAATGTCCGCGTGCCGGAATCCCTGATCGCCGCCATGTGGCAGAGCCAGTGCATCCGTGTCGAAGCAAACATCGCGCAACGCGTCGAACTGCTGAAAGAGGAATACACGCACTTTCTCGCCGACCCGGACGAACTGGGGCAAAAACTTGCGTTCCTGTCCGACATTCATGGCAAGGAACGCATCGCCCGCTGGCAGCACATGGCACAGCAGGGCGAATGGGACACGCTGGTAGCGGAACTGCTGGAGCAGCATTACGACCCGGCTTATACCCGCTCCACGCTCAAGCACTACCCGCTTTACAGCGCGGGGCTCATCCTCCAGCCCCAGAGCCTGAGCATGGAAGCGATGCAGGTTGCGGCAAAGGATATCCTCAAGGGTTAG
- a CDS encoding ATP-binding protein, with protein sequence MKFSDSAPVRLIFLLLVVYALSAGLIFFFLDYQLTSTLTKGVDHTLSEERNLLQLQYRDSGTAGLYRAIKSEIESEGSQSHGFRILDQHKQITYQAGGLSLPLDKAFPGVRQMDVDASDGKKHPARVISFSLGDGMTAFTAVSMDPVFALVRKFHRTFLLTAGMVSLFGLGVGLWLARRFRARIDAFNRNTNLIMQSGDLSGRMPVSGNDELAVLAGNMNAMLERIERLVQGIRQVSDNIAHDLRTPLTRLSADVQVALQQEDAGMHHAALQRVHGELDKMQGVFNSLLAISRAESGGMPVKRAVVDFSGLLNELVELYEPSAEEHGLVLHGEVVEGLQIYGNRQLLAQTISNLLDNSLKYVPSGGEVRLSAQRQGDHVKVAVEDSGPGIPPEMCDKVFERFTRLDPSRTMAGSGLGLSLVKAFVELHHGRISISKSTLGGSAFLLDFPAA encoded by the coding sequence ATGAAATTTTCCGACTCGGCGCCGGTACGCCTCATTTTTCTATTGCTGGTGGTTTATGCACTAAGCGCCGGGCTGATCTTTTTCTTCCTCGATTATCAACTCACCTCTACCCTGACCAAGGGAGTGGATCACACCCTTTCTGAAGAACGCAACCTGTTGCAGCTGCAATACCGTGACAGTGGCACGGCAGGCCTGTACCGCGCGATCAAGAGCGAAATCGAGAGCGAGGGCAGCCAATCTCATGGCTTCCGCATCCTGGATCAGCACAAGCAGATTACCTATCAGGCTGGCGGCCTGTCCCTGCCTCTGGACAAGGCGTTTCCCGGCGTGCGGCAGATGGATGTCGATGCCAGCGACGGGAAGAAGCACCCGGCGAGAGTGATCTCTTTTTCCCTGGGCGATGGAATGACTGCCTTTACCGCGGTCAGCATGGACCCGGTGTTCGCGCTGGTCAGAAAATTCCACCGGACTTTCCTTCTGACTGCCGGCATGGTGTCCCTGTTCGGTCTGGGCGTCGGATTGTGGCTGGCGCGACGGTTTCGTGCCCGGATTGATGCGTTCAACCGGAATACCAATCTGATCATGCAGTCCGGTGATCTTTCCGGTCGCATGCCGGTCAGCGGTAACGATGAGCTTGCGGTGCTGGCCGGCAACATGAACGCAATGCTGGAGCGGATTGAACGGCTGGTACAGGGCATACGCCAGGTAAGCGATAATATTGCGCACGATCTGCGAACGCCTTTGACGCGCTTGAGTGCCGATGTCCAGGTGGCATTGCAGCAGGAAGATGCCGGGATGCACCACGCGGCGTTGCAACGAGTCCATGGCGAGCTGGACAAGATGCAGGGCGTTTTCAACTCCCTGCTTGCCATCAGCCGGGCGGAATCGGGCGGAATGCCGGTAAAACGTGCGGTGGTCGACTTCTCCGGATTGCTGAATGAGCTGGTCGAGCTCTACGAGCCCTCCGCCGAGGAGCACGGCCTGGTACTGCATGGCGAGGTGGTTGAAGGTTTGCAGATCTACGGTAACCGCCAGCTTCTTGCCCAGACGATTTCGAATCTGCTCGACAACTCGCTCAAATATGTTCCGTCGGGAGGGGAGGTCAGGTTGAGTGCACAGCGCCAGGGTGATCATGTCAAAGTGGCGGTGGAGGACAGCGGACCGGGCATTCCTCCCGAAATGTGCGACAAGGTGTTCGAACGTTTCACCCGCCTCGATCCGAGCCGCACCATGGCGGGGTCGGGGTTGGGCTTGAGCCTGGTCAAGGCCTTTGTCGAGCTGCACCATGGCCGTATCTCCATCTCCAAAAGCACCCTTGGGGGGAGCGCCTTTCTGCTCGATTTTCCTGCCGCCTGA
- the selD gene encoding selenide, water dikinase SelD — MTAIKLTQFSHGGGCGCKIAPALLSEILANMPSRLVHPDLMVGTETGDDAAVYRLNDHQAIVATTDFFMPIVDDAVDFGRIAAANALSDIYAMGAQPIMALAIVGMPVGKLPAHVIHDILAGGEAVCAAAGIPVAGGHSIDSPEPIYGLVALGVVHPGKLKRNAGAQAGDVLILGKGLGIGIMSAALKKGELSEEGYRQMLESTTQLNVAGSTLAHMQGVHALTDVTGFALLGHLLEICRGSRLGAEIEFDRLPILPVALELAKQGYATGAAARNWDSYGEEVTLPEGMAEWKKNLLCDPQTSGGLLVACAPESVADVLDLFQQQGFGYAREIGRMAAGEIRATVR, encoded by the coding sequence ATGACAGCAATTAAATTAACACAGTTCTCCCATGGCGGCGGCTGCGGCTGCAAAATTGCGCCCGCCCTGCTAAGCGAAATTCTCGCCAACATGCCCAGCCGTCTGGTTCATCCCGATCTCATGGTGGGCACGGAAACCGGAGACGATGCAGCGGTCTATCGTCTCAACGATCATCAGGCAATTGTTGCCACTACCGATTTTTTCATGCCCATTGTCGATGATGCAGTCGATTTTGGCCGTATCGCGGCGGCCAATGCGCTGTCTGATATTTACGCCATGGGCGCGCAGCCGATCATGGCACTGGCTATAGTCGGCATGCCGGTGGGCAAGCTGCCGGCTCATGTGATTCATGACATTCTGGCTGGCGGCGAGGCGGTGTGCGCGGCGGCCGGGATTCCTGTCGCCGGCGGCCATTCGATTGATTCGCCCGAGCCGATTTACGGCCTGGTGGCCCTCGGCGTGGTGCATCCCGGCAAGCTGAAGCGCAATGCGGGCGCGCAGGCGGGCGATGTGCTGATCCTCGGCAAGGGCCTGGGCATCGGCATCATGAGCGCGGCGCTGAAGAAAGGCGAACTGTCGGAGGAGGGCTACCGCCAGATGCTGGAGAGCACGACCCAGCTGAACGTGGCGGGCTCGACGCTGGCTCACATGCAGGGCGTGCATGCGCTCACCGATGTCACCGGCTTTGCCCTGCTCGGACATTTGCTGGAAATCTGCCGTGGCTCCCGGCTGGGGGCCGAGATTGAATTTGACCGCCTGCCGATCCTGCCAGTGGCGCTGGAACTGGCAAAACAGGGCTATGCCACCGGCGCGGCGGCGCGCAACTGGGATAGTTATGGAGAGGAAGTGACGCTGCCTGAGGGCATGGCGGAATGGAAAAAGAATCTGTTATGCGATCCGCAGACCAGCGGTGGTTTGCTGGTGGCTTGCGCGCCCGAGTCAGTTGCCGATGTGCTGGATTTGTTTCAACAGCAGGGCTTCGGCTACGCCCGCGAAATCGGGCGAATGGCGGCTGGCGAAATCAGGGCTACCGTCCGCTAG
- a CDS encoding FRG domain-containing protein: MLGDTGKRKAIFGDGPTLDTEDAGWWHLMQHYDDVDATRMIDVTTSIFCALYFACADWDGSVDESVDGKLYMFPYQPGRGDTPNPERFRGTGPIISGEDETQLTLEEYFTVEDSLEYPRFRTAIYRNDRVLAQDGYFVWQPMFTSPLHTYQIFPFRIYRGAKREIVAELASIGYTRERILGEEDWLLRDRAG; the protein is encoded by the coding sequence GTGCTTGGCGATACAGGCAAGAGGAAAGCAATCTTCGGCGACGGTCCCACCTTGGATACGGAGGATGCGGGCTGGTGGCACCTGATGCAACACTACGACGATGTTGATGCCACGCGGATGATTGATGTCACAACGTCAATATTCTGCGCCCTGTATTTTGCATGTGCTGATTGGGATGGCTCAGTTGACGAATCAGTCGACGGGAAGCTCTATATGTTCCCCTATCAACCCGGTCGCGGAGATACGCCGAACCCCGAACGATTTCGAGGAACAGGCCCTATCATCAGCGGCGAGGACGAGACGCAACTGACGCTGGAGGAATATTTCACAGTTGAAGACAGCCTCGAGTACCCCCGCTTCCGTACAGCGATCTACCGCAATGATCGGGTGCTTGCACAGGACGGCTATTTCGTCTGGCAGCCTATGTTTACTTCGCCGCTGCATACCTACCAGATATTTCCATTCCGAATATACAGGGGTGCAAAACGAGAGATCGTTGCCGAGTTGGCGTCGATCGGTTACACCCGAGAGCGTATTCTCGGGGAAGAGGACTGGTTGCTACGTGACCGGGCCGGGTAG
- a CDS encoding Fic family protein: MPKVIRSEEFDQIAEAVGRFPDGADLDEILVVIGDGLSRRTLQRRLADLIAEGRVIGGRKQKSFKYRLAPITGTLKATEESDRMEARGEVYVSTSPEGEEIKAYVRQPIQGRHPVSYNIAFLEAYRPNATWYLPEKLREQLHTLGRSLADHAPAGTFARDILNRLLIDLSWASSRLEGNTYNRLDTERLIQFGEVAEGKDAIETQMILNHKMAIEYLVHDADRVAVNAETIIAVHAFLSDGLLADPMACGKLRNRAVEIGGSVYLPIALPQRIEELFGIVLGMAAEIEDLFEQAFFLMVHLPYLQPFEDVNKRVSRLAANIPLIKGNLSPLSFIDVPERAYVDALLGVYELNRIELLRDVFVWAYERSCQQYVAVKTQLVPPDTFRLRYRAALAEAVCTIVRGGLPATIEAVRQSMPASVVPDDQAGFAKLVLDEFKTMHAGNAVRFGLRPLELEEWIAKGTGD, translated from the coding sequence ATGCCAAAAGTGATTCGATCAGAGGAGTTTGACCAGATAGCCGAGGCTGTCGGTCGATTTCCTGATGGAGCCGATCTTGATGAGATATTGGTAGTCATTGGCGACGGATTGTCACGACGAACGCTTCAGCGCCGCCTTGCTGATTTGATCGCCGAGGGACGTGTCATCGGCGGCAGAAAGCAGAAGTCATTCAAGTATCGGCTTGCGCCCATCACGGGCACATTGAAGGCCACAGAAGAAAGTGATCGCATGGAGGCACGAGGCGAGGTCTATGTCTCGACCTCTCCCGAGGGAGAGGAAATCAAGGCCTACGTGCGCCAGCCGATCCAAGGGCGCCATCCTGTTAGCTACAACATCGCATTCCTAGAAGCCTACCGGCCAAACGCCACTTGGTACTTGCCCGAAAAATTGCGCGAGCAGCTGCATACCCTGGGGCGATCTCTGGCAGATCATGCACCGGCCGGCACTTTCGCCCGCGACATTCTCAACCGCCTGCTGATCGATCTGTCGTGGGCCTCGTCGCGCCTGGAGGGCAATACCTACAACCGGCTCGACACGGAACGATTGATTCAATTCGGAGAAGTCGCCGAAGGCAAGGATGCAATCGAAACCCAGATGATTCTGAACCACAAGATGGCTATCGAGTATCTGGTTCATGACGCTGATCGTGTGGCCGTGAATGCCGAAACCATCATTGCCGTTCACGCGTTCCTGTCCGATGGCCTACTTGCCGACCCGATGGCGTGCGGCAAGCTACGTAACCGTGCAGTTGAAATTGGTGGCAGCGTCTACCTACCAATAGCGCTACCGCAGCGCATCGAAGAATTGTTTGGGATTGTGCTCGGCATGGCTGCCGAAATTGAAGACCTCTTCGAGCAGGCGTTCTTCCTGATGGTCCATCTGCCCTATCTCCAGCCCTTCGAGGATGTAAACAAGCGCGTATCTCGCTTGGCAGCCAACATTCCGCTTATCAAGGGCAACCTGAGTCCACTATCGTTTATTGATGTGCCGGAGCGGGCCTATGTCGACGCCTTGCTGGGCGTATATGAACTGAACCGCATCGAGTTGCTACGTGACGTGTTCGTTTGGGCCTACGAACGCTCTTGCCAGCAGTATGTGGCGGTCAAAACTCAACTTGTGCCGCCCGATACCTTCAGGCTGCGTTACCGGGCCGCGCTGGCTGAAGCGGTGTGTACCATCGTCCGGGGTGGCCTGCCAGCAACGATAGAAGCGGTCCGTCAGTCGATGCCCGCATCGGTCGTGCCCGACGATCAGGCAGGCTTTGCCAAACTCGTCCTGGATGAGTTCAAGACCATGCACGCCGGAAACGCCGTCCGTTTCGGACTCAGGCCACTGGAGCTCGAAGAGTGGATTGCCAAAGGGACAGGTGACTGA
- a CDS encoding TonB-dependent receptor has product MQLLLVVLSAGLAQAAGATSEQEFLTALPIVLTPSRLPQPIDQAPAAVTVIDRQLIQATGYRDIPRLLRLVPGMQVGQERGGSHWVTYHGMGNDFPAWIQVLVDGRSVYSPGNFDGVDWTSLPVTIDEIDRIEVVRGTNSVAYGANAFLGVINIITRHSADAPGTKATAGAGSSAIRDAGLELGDSSESGSLRLNATHKQDEGFEGLHDGKRVTLASLRADRRISNHDEIMFRLAASSGSRELGYPDSTFNNNGERSSDTLNATLHLQWQHAPTPGEEWLLHYYRNQDRTREEWAASAPAYGVSVVPLDRNRSSVRDNLELQHRLTLSDTLRTLWGVEARHDQVESSFLYYGNANQSSSLARLFGQAEWRFSPDWSLNASALAEKIDSDAPNISPRLFTNWKVTPRDTLRFGYAHAWRPPTLFERYGDVRAMHQGVLLVHPYLPNPDLQPSHIDSLEIGYLSQFQTWNTRLDARLFNERIENYITRVAQPGYSVPSLSSTLPSARYENLATPVTLRGLEYQLDSRPLPGTKLLFSHTLIDRSSNDASFTKLTAPYSASLSWLQDWGRRWSSTLTLLRMGPMAGGTGFVANSQYVSRPYTTLDARLAHISKFGGTPLEIALAGTNLGGRHQEIADRSEQYLHGSDPVNRTSPMVWLTFTFNPK; this is encoded by the coding sequence TTGCAACTCCTGTTGGTTGTGCTTTCTGCCGGCCTGGCCCAGGCTGCCGGGGCAACCAGCGAGCAGGAGTTTCTCACGGCACTGCCTATTGTTCTGACGCCCTCGCGCCTGCCCCAGCCTATCGACCAAGCGCCGGCCGCAGTGACGGTGATTGACCGGCAACTGATCCAGGCAACGGGTTACCGGGACATCCCGAGACTGTTAAGGCTGGTGCCGGGCATGCAGGTTGGCCAGGAACGGGGAGGCTCGCACTGGGTGACCTACCATGGCATGGGCAATGATTTCCCGGCATGGATTCAGGTGCTGGTGGATGGCCGCTCTGTCTATTCTCCCGGTAATTTCGATGGCGTGGACTGGACCAGTCTGCCGGTGACTATCGACGAAATCGACCGCATCGAGGTGGTGCGCGGCACCAATTCGGTAGCCTATGGTGCCAACGCTTTTCTCGGCGTGATCAATATCATCACGCGCCACAGTGCGGATGCGCCGGGCACGAAAGCGACCGCTGGCGCGGGATCGTCAGCCATCAGGGACGCGGGCCTGGAGCTGGGCGATAGCTCGGAATCAGGCAGCTTGCGCCTGAATGCCACGCACAAGCAGGATGAAGGCTTTGAAGGACTGCATGACGGGAAACGCGTTACCCTGGCCTCCCTGCGTGCCGACAGGCGCATCAGCAATCACGATGAAATCATGTTTCGCCTGGCGGCCAGCAGCGGCAGCCGCGAACTGGGCTACCCCGATTCGACTTTCAATAATAATGGCGAACGCAGCTCGGACACCCTTAACGCCACCTTGCACCTGCAATGGCAGCACGCGCCAACACCCGGCGAGGAGTGGCTGCTGCACTACTACCGCAACCAGGACCGGACTCGCGAGGAATGGGCCGCCTCGGCACCGGCTTATGGCGTCAGTGTCGTGCCCCTTGATCGCAACCGCAGCAGCGTGCGCGACAACCTGGAGCTACAGCATCGCCTGACCTTGTCCGACACCCTGCGGACCTTATGGGGCGTGGAAGCGCGCCATGATCAGGTGGAATCCTCCTTTCTCTATTATGGAAATGCCAATCAGAGCTCCAGTCTTGCGCGCCTGTTCGGCCAGGCCGAGTGGCGCTTCAGCCCGGATTGGAGCCTCAATGCCAGTGCCCTGGCGGAAAAAATCGACAGCGACGCGCCGAATATCTCGCCACGCCTGTTTACCAATTGGAAAGTCACGCCCCGGGATACCTTACGCTTCGGCTACGCCCATGCCTGGCGTCCACCCACCCTGTTCGAACGTTATGGCGATGTCCGTGCAATGCATCAGGGTGTCCTGCTGGTCCATCCCTACCTGCCTAATCCCGATCTGCAACCATCCCATATCGATAGTCTGGAGATAGGCTATCTGAGCCAGTTCCAGACCTGGAACACGCGCCTTGATGCGCGCCTTTTCAATGAACGGATCGAGAATTACATTACCCGTGTAGCGCAGCCCGGCTACAGCGTGCCATCGCTGTCCTCGACCCTGCCTTCCGCCCGCTATGAAAACCTGGCTACGCCGGTCACCCTGCGCGGGCTGGAATATCAACTCGACAGCCGGCCCCTGCCGGGCACCAAGCTGCTGTTCAGTCATACCCTGATCGATCGCTCCAGTAACGATGCTTCCTTCACCAAATTGACCGCCCCCTACAGCGCCAGTCTGAGCTGGCTGCAGGACTGGGGCCGCAGGTGGTCGAGCACCCTCACCCTGCTGCGCATGGGCCCGATGGCCGGCGGCACCGGCTTTGTGGCGAACAGCCAGTACGTGTCCCGCCCTTACACCACGCTGGATGCGCGCCTTGCGCATATTTCAAAATTTGGCGGCACCCCGCTGGAAATTGCACTGGCTGGCACCAACCTCGGAGGGCGGCACCAGGAAATCGCCGACCGCTCGGAGCAGTACCTGCATGGCAGCGATCCGGTCAACCGCACCTCTCCCATGGTGTGGCTGACTTTTACCTTCAATCCCAAATAG